A portion of the Gossypium arboreum isolate Shixiya-1 chromosome 8, ASM2569848v2, whole genome shotgun sequence genome contains these proteins:
- the LOC108468174 gene encoding RING-H2 finger protein ATL68-like, with the protein MSTPSPNYLTNLGLGYSIAIALGFLVLLSTILLASYICCRSSSSSSSSPRAFSPNATVASASDGINLPRIIFVAEDDDNENAVVGLDQAVINSYPKFQFSKDRSAAVDSSNVNTTCSICLCEYKDSEMLRMMPECRHYFHVPCLDAWLKLNGSCPVCRNSPLPTPLSTPLSEVVPLSQYAADRRSRR; encoded by the coding sequence ATGTCCACCCCGTCCCCTAACTATCTCACTAACTTAGGCCTCGGCTATTCCATCGCCATAGCCCTCGGTTTCCTCGTTCTCCTCTCTACCATCCTCCTCGCTTCCTACATCTGTTGCCGCTCttcctcctcttcttcttcttcccctCGTGCTTTCTCTCCCAACGCCACCGTTGCCTCCGCTTCCGATGGAATCAACCTTCCCAGGATTATTTTCGTTGCTGAAGATGACGACAACGAAAACGCCGTCGTGGGGCTTGACCAAGCCGTTATAAATTCTTACCCAAAGTTCCAGTTCAGTAAAGATCGATCTGCTGCGGTGGATTCCAGTAATGTTAACACGACTTGTTCGATCTGTTTGTGCGAGTATAAAGATTCGGAGATGTTGAGGATGATGCCTGAGTGTAGGCACTATTTCCATGTTCCTTGTCTTGATGCTTGGTTGAAACTAAATGGGTCTTGTCCCGTTTGTCGGAACTCGCCACTACCGACTCCGCTTTCTACACCTTTGTCGGAAGTCGTTCCTTTGTCTCAATACGCTGCGGATCGAAGGAGTCGGAGGTGA
- the LOC108468173 gene encoding probable methyltransferase At1g29790, which yields MILLVLDNMAKVNTLVKMGTWKSVNRTIFILGICALLVSVATLSGSYSFRSLLVTNSFCDYVNPLNEGEARMNFEVVIRKIRQEMDELKNGTLKESSSSEILLRHSVFLADILGLIESMQALGPDVKDATVDHPLVKLNHQSDEPADYFLIEEIRKYVRVKPNRLGKQNFMGANGTFTSIGHACFAMKEELEEYMDYDVGEICNDDWKLAQKLMVHGCDPLPRRRCLARAPRVYTQPFPINESIWKLPDDRNVRWSGYRCKNFTCLANNGTRKGFFKCADCFNLTHHEMPRWIQPTDLDPETNTTADFLIPEVLKIKPGEVRIGLDFSVGTGTFAARMREFNVTIVSATINLGAPFSEMIALRGLVPLYLSINQRLPFFDNTLDLLHTTRFLDGWIDFVLLDFVLFDWDRVLRPGGLLWIDSFFCLKEDLEDYMEAFKVLRYRKHKWVVVPKRDKDDDREVFFSAVLEKPPRPF from the coding sequence ATGATACTTCTCGTTCTCGATAATATGGCTAAAGTAAATACCCTGGTGAAGATGGGGACATGGAAAAGTGTAAATAGGACAATCTTTATATTGGGTATTTGTGCTCTTCTGGTTTCAGTGGCTACCTTGTCTGGGTCTTATTCTTTTAGATCTCTCCTTGTTACTAATTCCTTCTGCGACTATGTGAACCCTTTGAATGAAGGCGAAGCGAGGATGAATTTCGAGGTTGTTATTCGGAAAATCCGACAAGAAATGGATGAGTTGAAGAACGGCACGTTGAAAGAGTCGTCGTCATCGGAAATCTTGCTTAGACATAGTGTTTTTCTTGCTGATATTCTTGGTCTAATCGAGTCGATGCAGGCATTGGGTCCCGACGTCAAAGACGCGACCGTCGACCATCCATTGGTAAAACTGAATCATCAATCCGATGAGCCTGCGGATTACTTCCTGATCGAGGAAATTCGGAAGTACGTTCGGGTGAAGCCGAACAGACTAGGGAAACAGAACTTCATGGGAGCAAATGGTACGTTCACGAGCATCGGCCACGCTTGTTTCGCAATGAAGGAGGAGCTGGAAGAGTACATGGATTACGACGTTGGCGAAATCTGCAACGACGATTGGAAGCTAGCTCAGAAACTAATGGTTCACGGCTGCGATCCGTTACCGAGGAGGCGGTGCCTCGCGAGAGCCCCGCGGGTATACACTCAGCCGTTCCCCATCAACGAGTCTATCTGGAAACTGCCCGACGATCGCAACGTCCGATGGAGTGGCTATCGGTGCAAGAACTTCACTTGTTTAGCAAACAACGGAACCCGCAAAGGATTCTTCAAATGTGCAGATTGCTTCAATCTCACACACCATGAAATGCCGAGATGGATCCAACCCACGGATTTAGACCCCGAAACAAACACAACCGCAGACTTTTTAATACCCGAAGTGCTTAAAATCAAGCCTGGGGAGGTCAGAATTGGATTGGATTTCAGTGTGGGTACCGGGACATTTGCAGCAAGGATGAGGGAGTTCAACGTGACGATTGTTTCAGCCACCATTAACCTCGGGGCACCGTTTAGCGAGATGATAGCTCTTCGAGGATTAGTTCCTCTTTATTTGTCAATAAACCAGCGGCTACCGTTCTTTGACAACACCCTGGATCTGTTACACACGACGAGGTTTCTGGATGGGTGGATTGATTTTGTACTTTTGGACTTTGTGTTGTTTGATTGGGACAGGGTTTTGAGACCAGGGGGATTGCTGTGGATCGACAGTTTCTTCTGTTTGAAAGAAGATTTGGAAGATTACATGGAGGCATTCAAGGTGCTGAGGTATAGAAAACACAAATGGGTCGTTGTTCCAAAGCGAGATAAAGATGATGATAGAGAGGTGTTTTTCTCAGCTGTGTTAGAGAAGCCGCCAAGGCCATTCTGA